Proteins from one Sordaria macrospora chromosome 1, complete sequence genomic window:
- a CDS encoding mitochondrial 54S ribosomal protein uL2m: MLQPQFRPLLGGTASFAQTVLGRTLARCYATKAVTPSGSTGTGTTTTISTSKKDAKAKKVTPYVRDAGMMRTYKPHTPGIRHLKRPINDHLWKGRPYLPLTFPKKGQSKGGRNHSGRITVRHRGGGHKRRIRMVDFERWTPGPHTVLRIEYDPGRSAHIALVKEEATGKKSYIVAADGMRAGDVVQSYRSGLPQDLLDSMGGVVDPGILAAKTCWRGNCLPISMIPVGTQIFCVGSRSDGKAVFCRSAGTYATIISKEEETREDGTKVMTGRFVNVRLQSGEIRRVSKDACATVGIASNIMHHYRQLGKAGRSRWLNIRPTVRGLAMNANDHPHGGGRGKSKGNRHPVSPWGTPAKGGFKTRRKSNINKWVVTPRVRNMGVRRNKKTT; the protein is encoded by the exons ATGCTGCAGCCTCAATTCCGACCTCTCCTCGGGGGGACAGCTTCATTTGCCCAAACCGTGCTGGGCCGCACCCTCGCCAGATGCTATGCCACCAAGGCCGTCACCCCATCAGGaagcaccggcaccggcaccaccaccaccatcagcaccagcaaaaaggatgccaaggccaagaaagTAACTCCCTACGTCCGGGACGCCGGCATGATGAGGACCTACAAGCCGCACACGCCCGGTATCCGTCACTTGAAGCGCCCGATCAACGATCATCTGTGGAAGGGCCGGCCGTATCTGCCTCTTACCTTCCCCAAGAAGGGCCAGTCGAAGGGTGGTCGTAACCACAGCGGTCGCATTACCGTCAGACAccgcggtggtggtcacAAGCGAAGAATCCGTATGGTCGACTTTGAACGATGGACTCCGGGTCCGCACACAGTCTTGCGCATCGAGTACGATCCCGGTCGCAGCGCGCATATCGCgctggtgaaggaggaggccacAGGGAAGAAGAGCTATATCGTTGCGGCGGATGGCATGAGGGCTGGAGACGTGGTGCAGAGCTACCGGTCCGGTCTTCCCCAGGACCTGCTCGATTCCATGGGCGGTGTCGTTGATCCCGGTATTCTGGCTGCGAAAACATGCTGGAGAGGCAACTGCTTGCCCATATCCATGATTCCGGTCGGAACCCAGATCTTCTGCGTTGGGTCCCGTTCGGACGGCAAGGCTGTTTTCTGCCGCAGTGCCGGAACATACGCGACCATTAtttccaaggaggaggagactcGTGAGGATGGTACAAAGGTTATGACGGGCAGATTCGTCAACGTTAGACTGCAGAGTGGAGAAATCAGAAGGGTCAGCAAGGACGCTTGCGCCACCGTTGGTATTGCCAGCAACATCATGCATCACTACAGACAGTTGGGTAAGGCCGGTAGAAGCCGTTGGCTCAACATCAGGCCTACCGTGAGAGGTTTGGCCATGAACGCAA ATGATCATCCTcacggtggtggtcgtggtaAGTCGAAGGGTAACAGGCATCCTGTCTCTCCTTGGGGCACACCC GCCAAAGGTGGTTTCAAGACACGCAGAAagtccaacatcaacaagtgGGTGGTTACTCCCCGGGTCCGCAACATGGGTGTCCGGAGGAACAAGAAGACTACATAA